One Ramlibacter pinisoli genomic region harbors:
- the mrdA gene encoding penicillin-binding protein 2 has protein sequence MTELRNVEADLSRFRTRVLAASLVVLVCFLLLAMRLVYLQVYRHEDLSEQAENNRTAIVPIVPNRGLILDRNGIVLATNYSAYTLEITPSRLTDTLERTIEDLGQVIDITARDKRRFRKLLEESKGFESLPIRTKLTDEEVAKFAAQRYRYPGVEIKARLFRNYPWGELASHVIGYIGRINQAEKKTMEDWDDEDQANYRGTEYIGKLGVEHSFERQLHGLTGVEQVETSAGGRAVRKLASSPATPGNTVKLGLDIRLQKLVEDLYGNRRGALVALDPRTGEILAFVSKPTFDPNLFVDGIDVENWQALNESIDKPLLNRALRGTYPPGSTFKPFMALAALETGKRTPSQAISDPGYFWFGNHKFRDDKEGGHGMVDMYRSIVQSCDTYYYMLANDMGVDLMHEQMSHFGFGEITGIDIAGESRGLLPSTEWKRRAYRKPEQQKWYAGETISLGIGQGYNNFTILQIATATATVANNGARMKPHLVSEVVDLSTRQSQKIAPEQVGQLTARPENLAVIRKALVGVNIEGTSAAAFRGAAYTSGGKTGTAQVITIAQNQKYNASQMDERHRDHALYMAYAPAEEPKIALAMVVENVGFGGANAAPIARRVFDYWLQGLYPSEEDMAAVQKGQATTPVGKPRNAADIAWPGAQAATASGPVAAASVPAGPASAPSAPAATAAAAVALPAASAVPVRARR, from the coding sequence ATGACCGAACTGCGCAACGTCGAAGCCGATCTCTCGCGCTTTCGCACGCGGGTGCTGGCCGCCAGCCTGGTCGTGCTGGTGTGCTTCCTGCTGCTGGCCATGCGGCTGGTCTACCTGCAGGTGTACCGCCACGAGGACCTGAGCGAGCAGGCCGAGAACAACCGCACGGCGATCGTGCCCATCGTGCCCAACCGCGGGCTGATCCTGGACCGCAACGGCATCGTGCTGGCCACCAACTACTCGGCCTACACGCTGGAGATCACGCCCTCGCGGCTGACCGACACGCTGGAGCGCACGATCGAGGACCTGGGCCAGGTGATCGACATCACGGCGCGCGACAAGCGGCGCTTCCGCAAGCTGCTGGAGGAGTCCAAGGGCTTCGAGTCACTGCCCATCCGCACCAAGCTCACCGACGAGGAAGTGGCGAAGTTCGCCGCCCAGCGCTACCGCTATCCCGGCGTCGAGATCAAGGCCCGCCTGTTCCGCAACTATCCCTGGGGCGAGCTGGCCAGCCACGTGATCGGCTACATCGGCCGCATCAACCAGGCCGAGAAGAAGACGATGGAGGACTGGGACGACGAGGACCAAGCCAACTACCGCGGCACCGAATACATCGGCAAGCTGGGCGTGGAACACAGCTTCGAGCGCCAGCTGCACGGCCTGACCGGCGTCGAGCAGGTCGAGACCTCGGCCGGCGGGCGCGCCGTGCGCAAGCTGGCCAGCAGCCCCGCCACGCCCGGCAACACCGTCAAGCTGGGCCTGGACATCCGGCTGCAGAAGCTGGTGGAGGACCTGTACGGCAACCGGCGCGGCGCCCTGGTGGCGCTGGACCCGCGCACCGGCGAGATCCTGGCCTTCGTCTCCAAGCCCACCTTCGACCCCAACCTGTTCGTCGACGGCATCGACGTCGAGAACTGGCAGGCCCTGAACGAGTCGATCGACAAGCCGCTGCTCAACCGCGCGCTGCGCGGCACCTACCCGCCCGGCTCGACCTTCAAGCCCTTCATGGCGCTGGCCGCGCTGGAGACCGGCAAGCGCACCCCCAGCCAGGCCATCTCGGACCCGGGCTACTTCTGGTTCGGCAACCACAAGTTCCGCGACGACAAGGAAGGCGGGCACGGCATGGTCGACATGTACCGCTCGATCGTGCAGTCGTGCGACACCTACTACTACATGCTCGCCAACGACATGGGCGTGGACCTCATGCACGAGCAGATGTCGCACTTCGGCTTCGGTGAGATCACCGGCATCGACATCGCCGGCGAGTCGCGCGGGCTGCTGCCGTCCACCGAGTGGAAGCGCCGCGCCTACCGCAAGCCCGAACAGCAGAAGTGGTACGCCGGCGAGACCATCTCGCTGGGCATCGGGCAGGGCTACAACAACTTCACCATCCTGCAGATCGCCACCGCCACGGCCACGGTGGCCAACAACGGCGCTCGCATGAAGCCGCACCTGGTCAGCGAGGTGGTCGACCTCAGCACCCGGCAGTCGCAGAAGATCGCGCCCGAGCAGGTCGGCCAGCTCACGGCGCGGCCGGAGAACCTGGCCGTCATCCGCAAGGCCCTGGTGGGCGTGAACATCGAGGGGACCTCGGCGGCGGCGTTCCGCGGCGCCGCCTACACCAGCGGCGGCAAGACCGGCACGGCCCAGGTCATCACGATCGCGCAGAACCAGAAGTACAACGCCTCGCAGATGGACGAGCGCCACCGCGACCACGCCCTGTACATGGCCTATGCGCCGGCCGAGGAGCCGAAGATCGCGCTGGCCATGGTGGTCGAGAACGTCGGCTTCGGCGGCGCCAACGCGGCGCCGATCGCGCGCCGCGTGTTCGACTACTGGCTGCAGGGCCTGTACCCGAGCGAGGAAGACATGGCGGCGGTGCAGAAGGGCCAGGCCACCACGCCGGTCGGCAAGCCGCGCAACGCCGCCGACATCGCCTGGCCGGGCGCCCAGGCCGCCACGGCCAGCGGCCCGGTGGCGGCCGCTTCGGTGCCTGCCGGCCCCGCCAGTGCGCCGTCCGCACCTGCTGCCACCGCGGCCGCAGCCGTCGCCCTGCCGGCCGCCAGCGCGGTGCCGGTGCGCGCCCGCCGCTAG
- a CDS encoding TPM domain-containing protein has translation MQRLLALVLAALCWAGLACAQDVQPVPALAARVIDQTGTLDAIEHQGLEDKLAAFERSKGTQIAVLMVATTQPEDIASYANRVANAWKIGRREVGDGVLLVVAKDDRKARIEVAKTLEGAVPDLAARQIIDSAITPRFRQNDFAGGLRAAIDQLTARISGEALPAPAPPPSRQGSAGFDWVDSAIFLFFAVPIGGAVLRGLLGRRLGSLATGGAIGTLALLFTQSLLVAAVAALVALLFSLFSTAGLGGARQRSWGGGPWIGGGGFGGGGGGGWSGGGGGGGGGFSSGGGGDFGGGGASGDW, from the coding sequence GTGCAGCGCCTCCTCGCGCTCGTCCTGGCCGCCCTGTGCTGGGCCGGCCTGGCCTGCGCCCAGGACGTCCAGCCGGTGCCGGCGCTCGCCGCCCGCGTCATCGACCAGACCGGCACGCTCGACGCCATCGAGCACCAGGGCCTGGAGGACAAGCTGGCCGCCTTCGAGCGCAGCAAGGGCACCCAGATCGCCGTGCTGATGGTCGCGACCACCCAGCCCGAGGACATCGCCAGCTACGCCAACCGGGTCGCCAACGCATGGAAGATCGGTCGGCGCGAGGTCGGCGACGGCGTGCTGCTGGTGGTTGCCAAGGACGACCGCAAGGCGCGCATCGAGGTCGCCAAGACGCTGGAAGGGGCGGTGCCGGACCTGGCGGCGCGGCAGATCATCGACAGCGCGATCACGCCCCGGTTCCGGCAGAACGACTTCGCCGGCGGCCTGCGCGCGGCGATCGACCAGCTCACCGCGCGCATCAGCGGCGAGGCACTGCCGGCGCCCGCGCCGCCGCCGTCGCGCCAGGGCAGCGCCGGCTTCGACTGGGTCGACAGTGCCATCTTCCTGTTCTTCGCCGTGCCGATAGGCGGTGCCGTGCTGCGCGGCCTGCTCGGCCGCCGGCTCGGCTCGCTGGCCACCGGCGGTGCGATCGGCACGCTCGCCCTGCTGTTCACGCAGAGCCTGCTGGTCGCTGCGGTGGCGGCCCTGGTGGCCCTGCTCTTCTCGCTGTTCTCCACCGCCGGCCTGGGCGGTGCCCGCCAGCGGAGCTGGGGCGGAGGGCCCTGGATCGGTGGCGGCGGGTTCGGCGGCGGCGGTGGTGGGGGCTGGAGCGGCGGCGGTGGCGGCGGTGGCGGAGGCTTCAGTTCCGGCGGCGGCGGCGACTTCGGTGGCGGCGGCGCCTCGGGGGACTGGTGA
- a CDS encoding YheT family hydrolase, with protein MDAAARAAAAAGTDVGDYAAPRWLPGGNLQTIWPALFGRRTLAGAPRYRRERWTTPDGDFIDLDWLDDAAPAAGAPLLVLFHGLEGSSRSHYAEAFADVARAHGLAFVVPHFRGCSGEINMGPRAYHSGDHEEIHWVLERLRGRHAGPLLAVGVSLGGNALMRWAGEAGEQAVRLAGAVAAVCSPLDLAAGAVAIGRGFNRLVYTSMFLRTMRPKALRKLGQHPGLFDAQALRAARDLYAFDNVFTAPLHGFRDADDYYARASAKPYLPGIRIPALLLNAANDPFVPAASLPPLHAHGAWVTQWRPAQGGHVGFPAGPWPSHVQWMPRAVTAWLLRSLGRPAAASP; from the coding sequence ATGGACGCCGCGGCGCGTGCAGCGGCGGCGGCCGGGACCGACGTTGGCGACTACGCGGCGCCCCGCTGGCTGCCGGGCGGCAACCTGCAGACCATCTGGCCGGCGCTGTTCGGCCGCCGCACCCTCGCCGGCGCACCGCGCTACCGGCGCGAGCGCTGGACCACGCCGGACGGCGACTTCATCGACCTCGACTGGCTGGACGACGCCGCGCCGGCCGCCGGCGCGCCGCTGCTGGTGCTGTTCCACGGCCTGGAGGGCTCCTCGCGCAGCCACTACGCCGAGGCTTTCGCCGACGTGGCGCGGGCGCACGGGCTGGCGTTCGTGGTGCCGCACTTCCGCGGCTGCAGCGGCGAGATCAACATGGGGCCGCGGGCCTACCACTCGGGCGACCACGAGGAGATCCACTGGGTGCTGGAGCGCCTGCGCGGCCGGCACGCCGGGCCGCTGCTGGCCGTGGGTGTCTCGCTGGGCGGCAATGCGCTGATGCGCTGGGCCGGCGAGGCCGGCGAGCAGGCGGTGCGGCTGGCCGGCGCGGTGGCGGCGGTGTGCTCGCCGCTCGACCTGGCGGCCGGCGCGGTGGCGATCGGGCGCGGCTTCAACCGCCTCGTCTACACCAGCATGTTCCTGCGCACCATGCGCCCCAAGGCGCTGCGCAAGCTCGGCCAGCACCCCGGCCTGTTCGATGCGCAGGCCCTGCGCGCCGCGCGTGACCTGTACGCCTTCGACAACGTGTTCACCGCGCCGCTGCACGGCTTCCGCGACGCCGACGACTACTACGCCCGGGCCTCGGCCAAGCCGTACCTGCCGGGCATCCGCATCCCGGCGCTGCTGCTCAACGCGGCCAACGATCCGTTCGTGCCGGCCGCCAGCCTGCCGCCGCTGCACGCGCACGGTGCCTGGGTCACGCAGTGGCGGCCGGCGCAGGGCGGCCATGTCGGCTTCCCGGCCGGACCCTGGCCCTCGCACGTGCAGTGGATGCCGCGCGCGGTGACGGCGTGGCTGCTGCGCAGCCTGGGGCGCCCGGCGGCCGCTTCGCCCTGA
- a CDS encoding rod shape-determining protein → MFGAFRRYLSTDLAIDLGTANTLIFVRDKGIVLDEPSVVAIRHEGGPQGKKTIQAVGHEAKAMLGKVPGNIEAIRPMKDGVIADFTVTEQMLKQFIKMVHPRGVFKPSPRIIICVPCGSTQVERRAIRESALGAGASEVYLIEEPMAAAIGAGLPVSEASGSMVVDIGGGTTEVGVISLGGMVYKGSVRVGGDRFDDAIIAYIRRNYGMLIGEPTAEAIKKNIGSAFPGSEVKEIEVKGRNLSEGVPRSFTISSNEILEALTDPLNNIVSAVKNALESTPPELGADIAERGMMLTGGGALLRDLDRLLAEETGLPVLVAEDPLTCVVRGCGIALERMERLGSIFTSE, encoded by the coding sequence ATGTTCGGAGCGTTCCGTCGGTACCTGTCAACCGACCTGGCCATTGACCTGGGCACCGCCAACACGCTGATCTTCGTCCGGGACAAGGGGATCGTTCTCGACGAGCCGTCGGTCGTCGCCATCCGCCACGAAGGGGGCCCGCAGGGCAAGAAGACCATCCAGGCGGTGGGCCACGAGGCCAAGGCGATGCTGGGCAAGGTGCCGGGCAACATCGAGGCCATCCGGCCGATGAAGGACGGCGTCATCGCCGACTTCACCGTCACGGAGCAGATGCTCAAGCAGTTCATCAAGATGGTGCACCCGCGCGGCGTGTTCAAGCCCAGCCCGCGCATCATCATCTGCGTGCCCTGCGGCTCCACCCAGGTCGAGCGGCGCGCCATCCGGGAGTCGGCGCTGGGCGCCGGCGCCAGCGAGGTCTACCTGATCGAGGAACCGATGGCGGCCGCCATCGGCGCCGGCCTGCCGGTGAGCGAGGCCTCCGGCTCCATGGTGGTCGACATCGGCGGCGGCACCACCGAGGTGGGCGTCATCTCGCTGGGCGGCATGGTCTACAAGGGCAGCGTGCGGGTGGGCGGCGACCGCTTCGACGACGCCATCATTGCCTACATCCGCCGCAACTACGGCATGCTGATCGGCGAGCCCACCGCCGAGGCGATCAAGAAGAACATCGGCTCCGCCTTCCCGGGCAGCGAGGTCAAGGAGATCGAGGTCAAGGGCCGCAACCTCTCCGAAGGCGTGCCGCGCTCGTTCACCATCTCCTCCAACGAGATCCTGGAGGCGCTCACCGACCCGCTGAACAACATCGTCTCGGCGGTGAAGAACGCACTGGAGAGCACGCCGCCCGAGCTGGGCGCCGACATCGCCGAGCGCGGCATGATGCTCACCGGCGGCGGCGCCCTGCTGCGCGACCTCGACCGCCTGCTGGCCGAGGAGACCGGCCTGCCGGTGCTGGTGGCCGAGGACCCGCTCACCTGCGTGGTGCGCGGCTGCGGCATCGCGCTGGAACGCATGGAACGCCTGGGCTCGATCTTCACGTCCGAATGA
- a CDS encoding LemA family protein — MKRWLVVLAAVLALSGCGYNDFQRLDEQTRSAWSEVLNQYQRRADLVPNLVATVKGEANFEQETLTKVVEARAKATSMQVTPEVLNNPEAFQKFQQAQGELSSALSRLMVVSERYPDLKANQGFRDLRVQLEGTENRITVARNRYIQAVQQYNVLARSFPTNLTAMAFGYQPKPSFTVQNEAQITAPPQVDFGTPKK; from the coding sequence ATGAAACGTTGGCTCGTGGTCCTCGCTGCCGTGCTGGCCCTGTCCGGCTGTGGCTACAACGACTTCCAGCGGCTCGACGAACAGACCCGCTCCGCCTGGTCGGAAGTGCTCAACCAGTACCAGCGCCGCGCCGACCTGGTGCCCAACCTGGTGGCCACCGTGAAGGGCGAGGCCAACTTCGAGCAGGAGACGCTGACCAAGGTGGTCGAGGCGCGCGCCAAGGCCACCTCGATGCAGGTGACGCCCGAGGTGCTGAACAACCCCGAGGCGTTCCAGAAGTTCCAGCAGGCGCAGGGCGAGCTCTCCAGCGCCCTCAGCCGGCTGATGGTGGTGAGCGAGCGCTACCCCGACCTGAAGGCCAACCAGGGCTTTCGCGACCTGCGGGTGCAGCTCGAAGGCACCGAGAACCGCATCACCGTGGCGCGCAACCGCTACATCCAGGCGGTGCAGCAGTACAACGTGCTGGCGCGCAGCTTCCCGACCAACCTCACCGCCATGGCGTTCGGCTACCAGCCCAAGCCCAGCTTCACGGTGCAGAACGAGGCCCAGATCACGGCCCCGCCGCAGGTGGATTTCGGCACCCCGAAGAAGTAG
- a CDS encoding YybH family protein translates to MRKSKLQAANLEGNADDVEAAFYDALQNADIDKLMACWADEDDIVCIHPGGPRVVGAVAIRATFEAMFANGSIRAWPERVRKIESLASCVHNLLEKVEVLTPQGPRHAWVIATNIWHKTAQGWRLVAHHASPGTPSEIQEVSGTPSVLH, encoded by the coding sequence ATGCGCAAGTCCAAACTGCAGGCGGCCAATCTGGAAGGCAACGCCGACGACGTGGAGGCGGCGTTCTACGACGCGCTGCAGAACGCCGACATCGACAAGCTGATGGCCTGCTGGGCCGACGAGGACGACATCGTCTGCATCCACCCGGGCGGCCCGCGCGTGGTCGGCGCCGTCGCCATCCGCGCCACCTTCGAGGCCATGTTCGCCAACGGCAGCATCCGCGCCTGGCCCGAGCGGGTGCGCAAGATCGAGTCGCTGGCCAGCTGCGTGCACAACCTGCTGGAGAAGGTGGAGGTGCTCACGCCGCAGGGCCCGCGCCACGCCTGGGTAATCGCCACCAACATCTGGCACAAGACCGCGCAGGGCTGGCGCCTGGTCGCGCACCACGCGAGTCCCGGCACGCCGAGCGAGATCCAGGAGGTCTCCGGCACGCCGTCGGTGCTGCACTGA
- the gatA gene encoding Asp-tRNA(Asn)/Glu-tRNA(Gln) amidotransferase subunit GatA: MSDALHQLSVAALAQRLRDKQVSAVEVAQHFLARGQAHQGLGAFLATDEDVTLAQARAADQRLAAGDPAPLLGVPIAHKDIFVTRDFPSTAGSRMLAGYRSPFDATVVRKLAEAGTVTLGKLNCDEFAMGSSNENSAFGPARNPWDTSRIPGGSSGGSAVAVAARLAPAVTGTDTGGSIRQPAAFCGITGIKPTYGRASRYGMIAFASSLDQAGPMARSAEDCALLLSAMCGPDPDRDSTSLDLPAEDYTRGLGASLDGLRIGVPKEFFGEGLAADVRAAIDAALQQFVRLGARLVEISLPRTELSIPVYYIIAPAEASSNLSRFDGVKFGHRAAQYDDLVDMYRKTRAEGFGDEVKRRIMIGTYVLSHGYYDAYYLQAQKIRRMVADDFQAAFAQCDLIAGPVAPSVAWKLGGHGGDPLADYLADIFTLPASLAGLPGMSLPCGFGEGGLPVGLQLIGNYFQEARLLSAAHQYQQATEFHLRQPEGLQ, from the coding sequence ATGAGCGACGCCCTGCACCAGCTGTCCGTCGCCGCCCTGGCGCAGCGCCTGCGCGACAAGCAGGTCTCGGCCGTCGAGGTCGCACAGCACTTCCTGGCCCGCGGCCAGGCCCACCAGGGGCTGGGCGCCTTCCTGGCCACCGACGAGGACGTCACGCTGGCGCAGGCCCGGGCCGCCGACCAGCGGCTGGCGGCCGGCGACCCGGCGCCGCTGCTGGGCGTGCCGATCGCCCACAAGGACATCTTCGTCACGCGCGACTTCCCCAGCACCGCCGGCTCGCGCATGCTGGCCGGCTACCGGTCGCCGTTCGACGCCACCGTGGTGCGCAAGCTGGCCGAAGCCGGCACCGTGACGCTGGGCAAGCTCAACTGCGACGAGTTCGCCATGGGCTCGTCGAACGAGAACTCGGCCTTCGGGCCGGCCCGCAATCCCTGGGACACCAGCCGCATCCCGGGCGGCTCCTCCGGCGGCAGCGCGGTGGCGGTCGCCGCCCGGCTGGCGCCGGCCGTCACCGGCACCGACACCGGCGGCTCGATCCGCCAGCCGGCCGCGTTCTGCGGCATCACCGGCATCAAGCCGACCTACGGCCGCGCCTCGCGCTACGGGATGATCGCCTTCGCCTCCAGCCTCGACCAGGCCGGCCCGATGGCGCGCAGCGCCGAGGACTGCGCGCTGCTGCTGTCGGCGATGTGCGGCCCCGACCCCGACCGCGACTCGACCTCGCTCGACCTGCCGGCCGAGGACTACACGCGCGGCCTGGGCGCGTCGCTGGACGGCCTGCGCATCGGCGTGCCGAAGGAGTTCTTCGGCGAGGGCCTGGCGGCCGACGTGCGTGCCGCCATCGACGCGGCGCTGCAGCAGTTCGTCCGCCTGGGCGCGCGCCTGGTCGAGATCTCGCTGCCGCGCACCGAGCTGTCGATCCCGGTCTACTACATCATCGCGCCGGCCGAGGCCTCGTCCAACCTGTCGCGCTTCGACGGCGTGAAGTTCGGGCACCGCGCGGCGCAGTACGACGACCTGGTCGACATGTACCGCAAGACCCGGGCCGAGGGCTTCGGCGACGAGGTCAAGCGCCGCATCATGATCGGCACCTACGTGCTCTCGCACGGCTACTACGACGCCTACTACCTGCAGGCGCAGAAGATCCGCCGCATGGTGGCCGACGACTTCCAGGCCGCGTTCGCGCAGTGCGACCTGATCGCCGGCCCGGTGGCGCCCAGCGTCGCCTGGAAGCTGGGTGGGCATGGCGGCGATCCGCTGGCCGACTACCTGGCCGACATCTTCACCCTGCCCGCCTCGCTGGCCGGCCTGCCGGGCATGAGCCTGCCGTGCGGCTTCGGCGAGGGCGGGCTGCCGGTCGGCCTGCAGCTGATCGGCAACTATTTCCAGGAGGCCCGGTTGCTCAGCGCCGCCCACCAGTACCAGCAGGCCACCGAGTTCCACCTGCGCCAGCCGGAGGGCCTGCAATGA
- the mreD gene encoding rod shape-determining protein MreD, with protein sequence MIMRPGQQLLLPANPLFIWSSLLVALVLNVLPLGRVAWMPDLLALTLVFWAVHQPLRIGVGAAFLFGIVMDVQQASLLGQHALAYTALSFGAIAIHRRLLWFTVPSQAVQVLPLFAAAHAIELVVRLVAGGAFPGVSFLLAPVIEALLWPVVSVLLLAPQRRAPDPDENRPL encoded by the coding sequence ATGATCATGCGTCCCGGCCAGCAGCTGCTGCTGCCGGCCAACCCGCTCTTCATCTGGTCCAGCCTGCTGGTGGCGCTGGTGCTGAACGTGCTGCCGCTCGGCCGGGTGGCCTGGATGCCGGACCTGCTGGCGCTGACGCTGGTGTTCTGGGCCGTGCACCAGCCGCTGCGCATCGGCGTGGGCGCCGCATTCCTGTTCGGCATCGTCATGGACGTGCAGCAGGCCTCGCTGCTCGGCCAGCACGCCCTGGCCTACACGGCGCTCAGCTTCGGGGCCATCGCCATCCACCGCCGCCTGCTGTGGTTCACGGTCCCCTCGCAGGCGGTCCAGGTGCTGCCGCTGTTCGCCGCCGCCCATGCCATCGAGCTGGTGGTGCGCCTGGTCGCCGGCGGCGCGTTCCCGGGTGTCTCGTTCCTGCTCGCGCCCGTGATCGAAGCCCTCCTGTGGCCGGTGGTGAGCGTGCTGCTGCTGGCGCCCCAGCGCCGCGCGCCCGATCCGGACGAAAATCGGCCCCTCTGA
- a CDS encoding TPM domain-containing protein, with product MLARLARLLRHRWHDDDARRALPPELVERLTRRVGASEQRHTGEVRICIEAALPLSYLWRDATARERAVVLFGKLRVWDTEQNNGVLIYLLLVEHAIEIVADRGLAQRVDPGEWQRIVQRMGSAFREQRFEEGLTQALAEVSALLVEHFPAAPGAANPNELPDEPVLG from the coding sequence ATGCTGGCCCGCCTCGCCCGCCTGCTGCGCCACCGCTGGCACGACGACGACGCCCGCCGGGCACTGCCGCCCGAGCTGGTGGAACGGCTGACCCGCCGGGTGGGCGCGAGCGAGCAGCGCCACACCGGCGAGGTGCGCATCTGCATCGAGGCCGCGCTGCCCCTGAGCTATCTGTGGCGCGATGCCACGGCGCGCGAGCGGGCCGTGGTCCTGTTCGGCAAGCTGCGGGTGTGGGACACCGAGCAGAACAACGGCGTGCTGATCTACCTGCTGCTGGTCGAGCATGCGATCGAGATCGTGGCCGACCGCGGCCTGGCGCAGCGGGTAGATCCCGGCGAGTGGCAGCGCATCGTGCAGCGCATGGGCAGCGCGTTCCGCGAGCAGCGCTTCGAGGAAGGCCTGACGCAGGCGCTGGCGGAGGTCTCGGCGCTGCTGGTGGAACATTTCCCGGCGGCCCCTGGCGCGGCCAACCCCAACGAGCTGCCGGACGAGCCGGTGCTCGGCTGA
- the mreC gene encoding rod shape-determining protein MreC, with protein MPLGTLDRTPPPFFKQGPSALSKLMVFSALALFLMVADTRFHITQPLRAAVATVLYPVQWVALQPILALRQGAEYFESLGRAQAVEAEARVKLAQQSQRANQVEQLTLENARLRKLLELRERLATTAQAAEVLYDAADPYTRKVVIDKGLAQGITEGSPVIDESGVLGQVTRAHPLMSEVTLITDRDQAIPVLNTRTGSRSVAYGDPTGAHAGALELRFMAGNADVQPGDLLTTSGVDGVYPAGLPVAKVDKVERRADSAFARIYCVPQALVDGARHVMVLKPVAAQIPPRPPIDAPPPVKVPRKGPGGGA; from the coding sequence ATGCCCTTAGGCACGCTCGACCGCACGCCGCCGCCGTTCTTCAAGCAGGGGCCCTCGGCGCTGTCCAAGCTGATGGTGTTCAGCGCCCTGGCGCTGTTCCTGATGGTGGCCGACACCCGCTTCCACATCACGCAGCCGCTGCGCGCGGCGGTGGCCACCGTGCTCTACCCGGTGCAATGGGTCGCGCTGCAGCCCATCCTGGCCCTGCGCCAGGGCGCCGAGTACTTCGAGTCTCTCGGCCGGGCGCAGGCGGTGGAGGCCGAGGCGCGCGTCAAGCTCGCCCAGCAGTCGCAGCGGGCCAACCAGGTCGAGCAGCTGACGCTGGAGAACGCCCGGCTGCGCAAGCTGCTCGAGCTGCGCGAGCGCCTGGCCACCACGGCGCAGGCGGCCGAGGTGCTGTACGACGCCGCCGATCCCTACACCCGCAAGGTGGTCATCGACAAGGGCCTGGCGCAGGGCATCACCGAGGGCTCGCCGGTCATCGACGAATCGGGCGTGCTGGGCCAGGTCACGCGCGCCCACCCGCTCATGAGCGAGGTCACCCTGATCACCGACCGCGACCAGGCCATCCCGGTGCTGAACACCCGCACCGGGTCGCGCAGCGTGGCCTATGGCGATCCGACCGGCGCCCACGCCGGTGCGCTCGAACTGCGCTTCATGGCCGGCAATGCCGACGTGCAGCCGGGCGACCTGCTCACCACCAGCGGGGTCGACGGCGTCTACCCGGCCGGCCTGCCGGTGGCCAAGGTCGACAAGGTCGAGCGGCGTGCCGACTCGGCCTTCGCCCGCATCTACTGCGTGCCGCAGGCGCTGGTGGACGGCGCCCGCCATGTCATGGTGCTCAAGCCGGTGGCGGCGCAGATCCCGCCGCGGCCACCGATCGACGCGCCGCCGCCGGTCAAGGTGCCCAGGAAGGGCCCGGGAGGCGGGGCATGA
- the gatC gene encoding Asp-tRNA(Asn)/Glu-tRNA(Gln) amidotransferase subunit GatC, with protein MALTPDDIRRLQHLARLELQPPESERMLTQINGFFGIVEAMRAVDTAGIEPLAHPVAAIQEVQLRLRDDVASEPNAREANQRSAPAVEAGLFLVPKVIE; from the coding sequence ATGGCCCTGACCCCCGACGACATCCGCCGCCTGCAGCACCTGGCGCGATTGGAGCTGCAACCGCCCGAAAGCGAGCGCATGCTCACTCAGATCAACGGCTTCTTCGGCATCGTCGAGGCGATGCGGGCTGTGGATACCGCGGGGATCGAGCCGCTGGCGCACCCGGTCGCCGCCATCCAGGAGGTCCAGCTGCGCCTGCGCGACGACGTCGCCAGCGAGCCGAATGCGCGCGAGGCCAACCAGCGCAGCGCGCCGGCCGTCGAAGCCGGCCTGTTCCTGGTGCCCAAGGTGATCGAATGA